DNA from Hippoglossus hippoglossus isolate fHipHip1 chromosome 13, fHipHip1.pri, whole genome shotgun sequence:
ATAGGGGCCATGTGACATGGGTGTGGCACATTTGGAAATTGggtacagtaaataaataaacatatggAAATTTGGTGAGACCCCTTTTTTTTGACAGCACTCTTAAATTCCTGGTGGACAAATTGCAAGAATGTTCCCCTTTCACCCTCAATTTAATATGATACATCCTGGACAGGGCGTTGGGGAATATCAGGGGGCAATGGGTTTGGGAATGAGACCGAATGAGGAAAATAGAAGCAGGAAGGGCTCCATACCCTCCCCCACATAGTTCCCAGGGACTGCAAAGCCCTGAAGGATGTTATACGACCGTGTTTCTAACCTGATGACTGGAGAAAAACCTCTATCTTTAAACCAATAACCCATTCAAATGAATCCCATTTAACTATTTTTCTGTTAATGGTTATGAGACGTTGCACACATACTGTGTAATTCATAAACAATTGCACTTATTCTATATGATTAGCGTTGTCTGTTCTGAGTCGGACAGATTTGCTGGATAATCTTTTCATCTCATTTGTACAAAAATCTGTAtaataaattgctgtttaatGTTAATTCCTATTTAGAATGTCTAGAAAATTCACAGACACGGTTTAgtgtatttcttatttcttacagatcacaaacaaaaaatgtcaggAGGAAAAACGTCCAAAAAGGGATGTCAACTCCGAGATTTAAGAGTCTTTGGCGATGAGGGCCAACGCTAAAATTCTCATATAAGTTACAGGGACGACAAGAGACTCGATCAGAACTAATACGTCCTACCACCTTTATGCTCTGCAGGCGcctcccctcacctgaatgttccggaAATGTTCCTTTTGTTGTGAACAAGTCTGACTCCGGACCAAattttgcagacattttctggagttcatgtcggAAAATGACCATAATGTGTTTAGTACAGAGTTCTAAAAGGTGCTGGAAGGTGGATTTTTTTACTGATTTGATACAGTATTTATACGAAGCTAAGCTAACTTGGCTGTAGTGATAATCTTTATTCTAACTCTCATCAAGATGGTGAATGAAACTTGGCCCCTTCAACAATTACTGATGCACTGACTCAAGTGTGGTTCCTGTGTACCTCTGTGCGTGCCACTCCTCAGTGATTGATGATTACATACAACTTCTGTTTATCTCACCAGTGCTCACAGTGTCGTGCTCATGGGCTAAGGAAAGCCTGAAggaaggaaacagaggaaaataagTCATTCTTTCCGAGCCACTGAAGCCAGACTGGAGAGCAAGTTGTAGTCTGTCCGGCATGAGAGGCGGCCATTGTCCGAGTTGCTCCGGAGGATGGGGGGCTTCTGTGCATACACTGGATTGGTATGGTGAGGGGGCTCCGAGGAAGAGTGGGAGAGCAATTTGAATTTCTGCTCAActccatcacaacaacagggaTTGTGACAAAAGAGACACTGTGATAACTGTGCGAGCCAAGGCTTGAACATTGCTTCTCCATGGTGATTATATGTAATAGGGGCATTAATCATAATAAATCCACCCACCGAcatgtttcttcagtgtttcagCCTGGGAAGATTTTGATGTggtaaaaagaagagaaaagaaagatgaattAAAAATTAGACTAATAAAGTCTAATGGCCTTAGATTAATGATGAGACTTTCGATCTCTGCTTGGAGCGATTACAACCACAGGGAAATGAGAACACGCAAGACAATTTCAACTTGTTTCTTTTCCATAAATTAGTGTCTGGGTCTTGAAACATGAGATAATAAAGAAAGTCTCttccttaaaggttcagtgcgtagaattaagtgacatctagtggtgaaatttcatgttgcagctgaacacccctcacctctccctccccttccaaacatgaaagagaacctgtggttgccttcagttgtcataaaaactcaaagggtgtttagtgTGTCCAGTAGCTTTCattcttcaaaataaagccTGTCCACAGCGACGGATCTTGCTTTGTGAAAGTTTCCTTTCACGTAAAAGATCACAACACAAATGTGAAATTCTTATGTTTGATTATTATTGAATTCATCAAGTATTTTACGacatgaaatgaatgaatattataAGTGTGAAACAGTAAGAGAGAACGGGGAAGATACGTAACAAAGGGCTGGGTCATAACTgaacctgcagccgctgcaggaGCACTCAGGCCTCTGTATGCAGCGTCCACTTTTCACTGATTGAAAGATCATATTTCAGCCACTAAAAATAAGCACCTGACATTGGCAAGTTGCAGCTTCATGAATGCAATGACTTGCTTTCTGGGCTTTATATTACGGAAATGGTTAGTCTATCAAATGGTAAGTTGTTGGTGAGTCTTTAACTCACTCTCTACAATGCTGTCAAGAGATATCATTTGCAGCCGTACGCCTTGAAAGATTAGGTTTATGTTTGAGAGTGAACTGCTTCATTTCAATAGGATGTGGCAGCCTCTAAAATCTTAACACTGACTTTTAATGAACAATTATTGTTCCTTTCCTGATGTTTAATGACCATTCCTGAGGAGAAGAGTTGTTAGGTGCTCTTTCCAGGGTTGTGTCTCCATAACCTTTGCCAGATGAAAGTCTGAGGACCAAAACATCATCGTAACATCATCTTGTGAGATCATGTGAAGGACACAGATTTTTGGTTTTAGCAGGACCTCTTTCAAAATGATTTGATAGACTAAATTAATAATCAattcatataaaaatgttaCAATCATTGATAATGATGGTGATTGTTTGCTGCAGAATGATTAAATGATTGATCTAGTGATTGAAAATCATCAGATTGATCAGATATTAAATAATCGTCAACAGCAGCCCTATAAGTGACTAAACAAAGGATACCACTGAGGTTATTTTTTGGCACAGAGCCAGAATAATGACTCATGCAGCAGGAAGCTGCTTCTACATCCTGCAAACTCATGGACATCCTGCAGATGTAGACAAGGTCCTGAGAAGACGACTCAAAGGACAGGAATGTCATGCTGAGGGACCCCCACACACTTAGTCATCCCATTTATCTCTCTCTGAGGCACGTAAAACCATCATTGCCTCTTTTCCTGCAATGACTCTTTTGTCCCCGCTCAGTTTGGGTGTGATAGTGGTAACTGACAGTTGACAAACAATCTCTGAATACTGCATATTTCCAGCCcagtgttgatgatgctgaaaCCCCAGATTCATGTCCATGTTTGTGTCCATTAAgatatgaaattaaattaaaataaacaacccTACCATGACATTGTAGAAGAGGCTTTAGGAGAATAGTCATATTCAGAGTTTGTGCACTGAATTTTCTTATTGATAGTTAGATGACAAGATCAAtatcactctcatgtctgtagTGTGTAAATATGTACCTACAGTCATCACAGAGCACACAGATTTGAATGGGGGGAAACAGCCAATCTGACTGTGTCCAGTTTCCCTTCATCCCCCTGGATCGGGGGGATGAAGCACATGGCGAGGAAGGAAATAGTTTTGATATTGTTCACCATTGTAAAGCTTTTATGTTTCATTGTCACTGAAGCAGCTGAGGTTGTGGGACAGAATAGATCAACACATGAGATTGTGTTCATGTTAATGGCCAAGGGGAGACTGGAAAATCCTGGAAATGACAACAGCAGtcgttttcacacacacacacacacacacgcaacacacaacacacacacatcatttagAAGAGGGTTATTGTTTCACCGGTGACAAACTGTAGATCCCCACTTTCTAAATTCACATGTGCAGTATATGATAGCTTTTAATTGTTTgggtatttatttaaaagatgaaTTCTGTGATGTCAGTATTGCTGTTCTGTTTTCATTATGTAGGCTTGGGCCTCCTTTTCTACCGTGTTACATACATAACTCCATCACTCCATGCAGATCAGAGTAGCCTCACCTCAGCTATTCAGCTATCTACAATTATACAATAATAGTGTTATTATTCTTTTACCTCTTacaattgtattattattattattattattattattattattattattaactgaaAACTGAGtgcatgtttttaataaatcaatggTTCTAAAAAGAACATTTCCAAAAATGGTCGCATTACCTGAAAATACCATATTTCTATATAAACTcctttccatttaaaaatataaatcattttattttgtagactCGCCGGAAACCGGAAAGAGATGCTGAGGTCAGCTGACGCGACCAAAACAGACATGGCGGCTGAGGTAATAACATCGAAGCTTATGTGAGTTTTTCTTCGTCTCTCCTGTTTACGCCGGTCGATTTTTACGgtttaacactttttaaaaccGTATTTCTGAGCTGATGAAACGTTTCCGGATCATTCTCTGATCGGAGAGAAGAAAActacacagaggaaatgaaacgGAAGTGTGCGTCTCTCGTTTGAAACAAAACATCCGCCTCTTGTAACgcgtgtgtttgttgtgtgggCTCGTCGTGTTCGCCGAGCAGATGGATAGAACATGAAAAAGAAGGCATCTTGTGGTGAAACGAAGCGGGGAATGTCTGATGGTTTCGGCTAACGCACCGGACGAGCTGACGGCCTGAACAAGATGTAACACCCGAGAGTCTCAGTTCGTAAACAGACTTTACTGCGGAGACAAGCTGAGGGAACCgggaagcagcagagagggcAGCATGGGTCTGGTGAACTTTGTCCTCTCCACggttggaaaatgtctggacgccgtctgtctcctcctggACCTGAACTTCGTCGTCGTCCACACCGTGGTGCGGGGTGTGCTGGCGGTGGTCGCCTTCATCACCAGCCTgcccaccctcctcctcacctcagTGCTGGAGCTGGGCAACTTCCTCGTCTTTTGCCTGATGTCCGCGGCAGAGGCGACCACCAACGCGGCCCAGGGCACCGTCACCATGCTGGGGAGCCTGGTGCTGGCCCTGGAGGGGCTGCTGGAGAGCCTGAAGATGGTGGGTTACCTGTCCATGCACGTCCTCCTCCGCGGGAAGGAGCACCTGTGTCGGGGTCTTCTGTCCATGCTGGAGGGCTGCGGCATCGCTGTCAGCCTGGTGGTCTATTTCACCAACACCGTGGTAAACTACGCGCTCATCGCCACTCAGAACGTGTACCTGGCTGTGGCCGGTGTGTGGCAGACGGTCTCCAGCCCCCTGCAGAAGGTGCTGGAGCTGACGCTGACCTCCTTCACCTTTCTGTACAGCAGCCTGGCTGGGACGTCAGCGTTCCTGTGGTGGCCCTGCAAGCTGGTGTTGGACTTTCTGGTTTCTCTGGTGCACATGTTCATCAGCATCTTCATACTAAACATCTACGGCCTCCTGCTCACGGTCACCATCGCTCTGACTACCACAGTCTACCTGAACCCGCAGCTGACCCGACAGGCTGCAGCACAAACTCTGGATTACATCaactcttttccttctctgcgCAGACTGCATTTTGCTCTCCGCCGCCTTGCTTCAGCCGCGCGGGGCCTCCCACATTTGCTGCGTGGTAACATGCGGCGTCTGCGAAGGATTCTCCATCACCTCTACCTGCTGGAGACACGACTCTGGCAGCAGCTGTCTCGACACAGCAGCCAAATAGGCCTGGCGCTGAGGACACACCTCCACAGGGACCACAACAACAGAGTGCGAGGGGACGGC
Protein-coding regions in this window:
- the rnf26 gene encoding E3 ubiquitin-protein ligase RNF26; this encodes MGLVNFVLSTVGKCLDAVCLLLDLNFVVVHTVVRGVLAVVAFITSLPTLLLTSVLELGNFLVFCLMSAAEATTNAAQGTVTMLGSLVLALEGLLESLKMVGYLSMHVLLRGKEHLCRGLLSMLEGCGIAVSLVVYFTNTVVNYALIATQNVYLAVAGVWQTVSSPLQKVLELTLTSFTFLYSSLAGTSAFLWWPCKLVLDFLVSLVHMFISIFILNIYGLLLTVTIALTTTVYLNPQLTRQAAAQTLDYINSFPSLRRLHFALRRLASAARGLPHLLRGNMRRLRRILHHLYLLETRLWQQLSRHSSQIGLALRTHLHRDHNNRVRGDGNPEEERRGPPDGRAGDGAHQELLDLVFPSSSTDRPLKKASSPGSGSKPLPADNLLTLLKEQEDRKKCVICQDCTKTVVLLPCRHLCLCRGCTNILLIQPIYQQNCPLCRHMILNTMDVYL